In the Clostridium sporogenes genome, one interval contains:
- the rplK gene encoding 50S ribosomal protein L11 — translation MAKKVVGMIKLQLPAGKASPAPPVGPALGQHGVNIMGFCKEFNAKTAKQAGLIIPVVITVYQDRSFSFILKTPPAAVLLKKAAGIESGSGVPNKTKVAKVTKDQIKEIAETKMPDLNAGSIETAMSMIAGTARSMGITVEE, via the coding sequence ATGGCTAAAAAAGTAGTAGGAATGATAAAACTTCAACTTCCAGCAGGAAAGGCAAGTCCAGCACCACCAGTAGGTCCAGCTTTAGGACAACACGGTGTTAACATTATGGGATTCTGTAAAGAATTTAATGCTAAAACTGCTAAACAAGCAGGACTAATAATTCCTGTAGTTATTACTGTATATCAGGATAGATCTTTTAGTTTTATACTAAAGACTCCACCAGCAGCTGTATTATTAAAGAAAGCAGCTGGAATAGAAAGTGGTTCTGGTGTTCCTAATAAGACTAAAGTAGCTAAGGTTACAAAAGATCAAATTAAGGAAATAGCAGAAACAAAAATGCCTGATTTAAATGCAGGATCTATAGAAACAGCTATGAGTATGATAGCTGGAACAGCTAGAAGCATGGGCATAACTGTAGAAGAATAA
- the nusG gene encoding transcription termination/antitermination protein NusG, with product MSEEKAKWYVVHTYSGYENKVKVNLQKTVDNRDLHHWIFDIQVPMEEQVEVKDGKKKITLKKTFPGYVLVKMLMTDDSWYIVRNTRGVTGFVGPGSKPVPLTEEEVLSMGIKEKQPEVDVEVGENVKVVSGPLEGFPATIQEINVEKCKIKALVNMFGRETPVELDFNQIEKLD from the coding sequence ATGTCAGAAGAAAAAGCGAAATGGTATGTGGTTCATACATATTCAGGATATGAAAATAAAGTTAAAGTTAATCTCCAAAAAACTGTAGATAACAGAGACTTGCATCATTGGATCTTTGATATACAAGTACCTATGGAAGAACAGGTTGAAGTTAAAGACGGTAAAAAGAAGATAACATTAAAGAAAACTTTCCCAGGATATGTATTAGTTAAAATGTTAATGACAGATGATTCATGGTACATAGTTAGAAATACTAGAGGGGTAACAGGATTTGTAGGTCCAGGATCTAAGCCAGTACCTCTTACAGAAGAAGAAGTATTGTCTATGGGAATAAAAGAAAAACAACCAGAAGTAGATGTTGAGGTTGGAGAAAATGTTAAGGTTGTATCAGGACCTTTAGAAGGATTCCCGGCGACTATACAAGAAATCAATGTAGAAAAATGTAAAATAAAAGCTTTAGTTAATATGTTTGGCAGGGAAACCCCTGTTGAACTTGATTTTAATCAGATAGAAAAACTTGATTAG
- the rpmG gene encoding 50S ribosomal protein L33, with amino-acid sequence MRVKVTLACTECKQRNYNTMKNKKNDPDRLEMNKYCPHCHKHTAHKETK; translated from the coding sequence ATGAGAGTAAAAGTAACACTAGCTTGTACAGAGTGCAAACAAAGAAATTATAATACAATGAAAAACAAGAAAAATGATCCAGATAGATTAGAAATGAACAAATATTGCCCACATTGCCATAAACATACAGCTCATAAGGAAACAAAATAA
- the rplA gene encoding 50S ribosomal protein L1 — protein MGKKYTESVKLVDKNTLYTVQEAIELVTKTSKAKFDETVELAVRLGVDPRHADQQVRGAVVLPHGTGKKVRVLVFAKGDKVNEAQEAGADFVGAEELVEKIQKENWFDFDVVVATPDMMGVVGRLGRVLGPKGLMPNPKSGTVTFDVAKAIADIKAGKVEYRVDKTAIIHVPIGKSSFGEEKLSNNFHVLMEAVVKAKPAAAKGQYIKSVSISSTMGPGIKINPGKVLE, from the coding sequence ATGGGAAAAAAATACACTGAAAGTGTAAAATTAGTTGATAAGAACACATTATATACAGTTCAAGAAGCTATAGAACTTGTTACAAAAACATCAAAAGCTAAATTTGATGAAACTGTAGAATTAGCTGTTAGACTTGGAGTAGATCCAAGACATGCAGACCAACAAGTTAGAGGAGCTGTTGTGCTTCCTCATGGAACTGGTAAAAAAGTTAGAGTTCTAGTTTTTGCTAAAGGTGATAAAGTTAATGAAGCACAAGAAGCAGGAGCTGACTTTGTTGGAGCAGAAGAACTAGTAGAAAAAATACAAAAAGAAAACTGGTTTGATTTTGATGTAGTCGTTGCTACACCAGATATGATGGGAGTAGTAGGAAGACTAGGTAGAGTATTAGGACCTAAAGGTTTAATGCCAAATCCAAAATCAGGCACAGTAACATTTGATGTTGCTAAAGCTATAGCAGATATAAAAGCAGGTAAAGTTGAATATAGAGTAGATAAAACTGCTATAATTCACGTGCCAATAGGAAAGTCTTCTTTTGGAGAAGAAAAATTATCAAATAACTTCCATGTATTAATGGAAGCTGTTGTAAAAGCTAAGCCAGCAGCAGCAAAAGGACAATATATAAAATCAGTTTCTATTTCAAGTACTATGGGACCAGGAATAAAGATTAATCCAGGTAAAGTGCTAGAATAA
- the secE gene encoding preprotein translocase subunit SecE has protein sequence MATNKTTNNIASAKKSGLLGFFRDLKHEFKRITWAPKKDVKKATEVVLVFCFIYMIIVGVFDYGFNNLFKLVFKL, from the coding sequence ATGGCCACAAATAAAACTACAAATAATATCGCATCAGCTAAAAAGAGTGGTTTGTTAGGTTTTTTTAGAGATTTAAAGCATGAATTCAAAAGAATAACATGGGCTCCTAAAAAAGATGTAAAAAAAGCAACTGAAGTTGTTTTAGTATTTTGCTTTATTTATATGATTATTGTTGGGGTGTTTGATTATGGATTCAACAACCTATTCAAACTAGTATTTAAGCTGTAG
- the tuf gene encoding elongation factor Tu, which translates to MAKAKFERSKPHVNIGTIGHVDHGKTTLTAAITTVLAQKGGASATKYDEIDKAPEEKERGITINTSHVEYETANRHYAHVDCPGHADYVKNMITGAAQMDGAILVVSAADGPMPQTREHILLASRVGVQYIVVFLNKADQVDDPELIELVEMEVRELLNEYGFPGDDTPIVVGSALEVLENQDNAEKTKCIDELMEAIDSYIPTPERATDQPFLMPVEDVFTITGRGTVATGRVERGVLHTGDEVELIGMKEEVSKTVCTGIEMFRKILDEAMAGDNIGALLRGIQRDEIQRGQVLAKPGSVTPHKKFVGQVYVLKKEEGGRHTPFFNGYRPQFYFRTTDVTGSINLPEGVEMVMPGDHIDMAVELITPVAMHENLRFAIREGGRTVGSGVVTTISE; encoded by the coding sequence ATGGCAAAAGCAAAATTTGAAAGAAGCAAACCTCATGTAAACATAGGAACAATAGGTCACGTAGACCACGGTAAGACAACATTAACAGCAGCAATTACAACAGTATTAGCACAAAAAGGAGGAGCATCAGCAACAAAGTATGACGAAATAGATAAAGCTCCAGAAGAAAAAGAAAGAGGAATCACAATCAATACATCACACGTAGAGTATGAAACAGCAAACAGACACTATGCACACGTAGACTGCCCAGGACATGCTGACTATGTAAAGAACATGATAACAGGAGCAGCACAAATGGATGGAGCAATCTTAGTTGTATCAGCAGCAGATGGTCCAATGCCACAAACAAGAGAACATATACTACTAGCATCAAGAGTTGGAGTACAATATATAGTAGTATTCTTAAATAAAGCTGACCAAGTAGATGATCCAGAATTAATAGAATTAGTTGAAATGGAAGTAAGAGAATTATTAAATGAATATGGATTCCCAGGAGATGATACTCCAATCGTAGTAGGATCAGCATTAGAAGTATTAGAAAACCAAGACAATGCAGAAAAAACAAAATGCATAGATGAATTAATGGAAGCAATAGATAGCTATATACCAACACCAGAAAGAGCAACAGATCAACCATTCTTAATGCCAGTAGAAGATGTATTTACAATAACAGGAAGAGGAACAGTTGCAACAGGAAGAGTTGAAAGAGGAGTTCTACATACAGGAGATGAAGTAGAATTAATCGGAATGAAAGAAGAAGTATCAAAGACAGTATGTACAGGAATAGAAATGTTCAGAAAAATACTTGATGAAGCAATGGCAGGAGACAACATAGGAGCATTATTAAGAGGTATCCAAAGAGACGAAATCCAAAGAGGTCAAGTATTAGCAAAACCAGGTTCAGTAACACCACACAAAAAATTCGTAGGTCAAGTATACGTATTAAAGAAAGAAGAAGGTGGAAGACATACACCATTCTTTAACGGATACAGACCACAATTCTACTTCAGAACAACAGATGTTACAGGATCAATCAACTTACCAGAAGGAGTAGAAATGGTAATGCCTGGAGACCACATAGATATGGCAGTAGAATTAATCACACCAGTAGCAATGCACGAAAACTTAAGATTCGCTATCAGAGAAGGTGGAAGAACAGTAGGTTCAGGAGTTGTTACAACAATATCTGAATAA